GGGGTTGGAGGGACAGGTTTGCTTCTGCCTCCTCGAAGGACTCGAACATCAGTGGAGGAATCATTAGCCTCATCTGAGCTTTTCCCCTCATCTTCTGTAGCAAAAGTGttctcttcttctttttgtttatctttttcaTCAGTGTCAGCCTGTTTGTCTTCCTCTGGCTCCTCCTCAGGAACCACGTTCTTTTGACCTCCTGCCTccatttcctctttttttttgtcttccatGGCAGGTTGGCTCACCTCTGCTTTAAGTGGCACATCGGAAGCAGTTTCAATTTCTTGGTTCAGAGGTGGTTCCTCTGAATCCATGACGGCCTCTCGCTCCCCTGCCACAGTAGGAGAACCAGAGGCCTTGTCTTCTGGAGCATCGAGTTCCGGATGCGCTGGTTCCCCCACTGCGTCACTGTCCCCATCTGACAGGTCAGCTTGAAGGTCCTCAGAAGAGGTCTCAACAGCTGTGGGCTGATCAGTGTCTTTGGTGTTCTCGGCTGCAGGAGttacttcctcttcctcctcaacTGCAGAAGGTAAGTCCTTTTCGTGTTCCTCCTCAACTGCAGAAGCTACTTCCTCTGCCTGTTCCTCTTCAATGGCAGTAGCTACTTCCTCTTCTTGTTCCTTCTCAATGGCAGGAGCTACTTCCTCTTCTTGTTCCTTCTCAATGGCAGGAGCTACTTCCTCTTCCTTCTCAATGGCAGCAGCTACTTCCTCTGCCTGTTCCTCTTCAATGGCAGGAGCTACTTCCTCTTCTTGTTCCTTCTCAATGGCAGGAGCTATTTCCTCTTCCATTTCCTCATCTGCAGGGGTAATTTCCACCTCTGCCTCCTGTTTCTCCTCAGTAATAGGCTCTTGGTCAATCTGATCAGCCACTGCAGCAGATTTTTCAGATTCTGCTAGGGGATCGGTAATGTCATCCTGCAAAAGACAAAGCAAAACAACAGTCAACCAATTCAGTTCTGGTCCAATTTGAAGGGTTGATGTTGATGATCTAAACTTCAAGTCAGAGAAAGATTTTGGATTAGGAACCACATTTTTCACTTCATATCAAGTGGTGAGCCAACTAGAGATTCTTCATTAAACCTCATATTGCGAAATATCaatatttacaaaaatcttcatctggtgaatataggctttaaaaagtttaatttggtaaatacttaaatatagagcattaaAACTGAGCCAAGTCTCtgaaatatcaaaataagagtcccttgtgtgtttGGGGTTTGTTTACAGTCCCATCTTCTGCaccaaattttaatttagttttttggttattattgggattttggttgaacaataaactgcatcttggattttatttattttggactcttgtagcctcaatgtttgtgcctgtcatagtaaggaaagactaagacatttttttaacattctcaatttaaaaaaataccggACGTttaattggttatctgccttttccaccatctTGGTTATCGGTATCGGGAAAATACACCTTTGGTCGACCTCtagacccaacacagtaccaaatatttttagtgcaggtggcagtccaaagttgctTATCTAGTCACAATACACAAAAAAATTTGGTTTTTGGATTCAAGAATGTACAAGGTGAcactgatgagtttgcaggttagtggtTGAAACTGATGTAACTGCACAAACTGGATGATTAGAAATGGCTAAGTTTAATAtgtctgtatgtagccttgaataggtttcattcaagctgtcaaaccagaAAAAGACATacctgtaactgaaaatacattttgtaggcTATATgtaagatacatatacacaatatacactcactgagcactttattaggtacacctgtacacctacttagccatgcgattgtctaatcagccaatcgtgaggcagcagtgcaatgcataaaatcatgcagatacaggtcagcagcttcagttaatgatcgCCTATTAAGTaaccctgctgctcacactttaccaaagttgtgctgAGAAACatgtatgaagagacaaagactactgtgcaatgagtagccctatttatatctgaacaATTGCAGACATCGATCGATAATCATAAAGAAAATTTTCTGTTTATTGATGTGTCAAGCCTGGTAACAGTACAACCTTGCCCTGAAACAGACAAATAGATGTCACTAAAATCCATAGAACAGTCACTAACAAAATATTATACCTTTCTAACCAGAGTCTCCTCTGCTTCTTTCTCTCCCTCTACCTCCATCTCCTCTTTCTCTGCAGTGCCATTTTGCACAACAGCTTCTTCCTCTAGGGGGCGCCCCTGATCCAGCGCATCCTCAACAGTGTCAGATTCTCCCTCGTTTTTTTCTTCTTGAACGTCACTCATTTCTCCATTCACCTCTGCCACCTGTACATAGAGATAGTGATCGATACCTGTGGTTCGGGTGTGTGCATAATTGCATATGCGCACAAACACAATATGTATATGCACCTCTGCTGTAGAGGGCACACAATTCCACAACTGTTTtatgaaatacaaaaacaaacataatttgaACAAGTAGCTATGTCTGCAAACTGTCCTCATACTAAGCCTAAGAGGAAATATTGTGCCAGACATCAACAAAGGGTGTGTGGGATTTAGCAGGGGACAAACAGGGCCTCATCCCTCACCGGACATTCATGCTCTGCCTCAACTGCAGGGGTTTCAGTGGCCACAGCCTCCTGCACCTGGACTGAGTTTGCTTTGTCCTCTTGTTCTCCTGCACTCTCTCCATCCTCTGGTTCTTTAGTCTCGGGTACAACAGCATCAGTTTCTGTTTCCGGTTCCTCTAATCTGATCCACACATcacaggtttgaaatgataaagaCAATATAAAAGTCAACTTTAAATGAAAAGATACTAACAGACTAAAAAAAGATGCTACTTTAACTACATTTTCACATGAGTGGTGCTTTTATTATCAGACAAATGGAAAAGTAACATTATAAGAGCCCGTCTGTTGTATTATGATATCATATGCATATTATCACAGGGCCACACAGAACAGTAAATTTATAGTGATCTGAAGGACAACCTCATTGATCGACTGCTATTAAGCATCGTGTATAAGAGGTTTTAGAGACCTGTTGATTTTTTCAGGTCGGTCCTCCTCTGCTCTCTCCTCCGGTTCTTCTCTCAGCCTTTTCCTTTGTGAGCGCTCGCTGCTCCATGTGCGTTTGGATATGGGCATTTCATTCAATTTTACTGAGAGAGGCAGCGAGACAAAAGCAGGGATTTTAATACCAACTTAAACTGCCTGAATTGGCAGGAAAGTGTGTTTTATGaagtaaaattgaaaaaaaaaaaaaatacaaaccttCTGCTACTTTGAGATGTTTTTTGACTACCACCACTTCTTCCTGCAAAACCAAAAGTGCAACAATTCACTCAACTTAGTCAAGGTGAACAAATCACTGAATGACTACACACAAAGCTTACATTTGGCATTTAGAGGTAAAAGTGCAACTATAAAGGGGtgtagggatgtgcaagactacatatttttaaaaatcaactaGTCGGTGGGTTGTCTGAATGACTTGATGGTGTTAAGGAAGCATTAAGTGCAACAGTAAAGTTGTCTTGAAAGTTA
The DNA window shown above is from Myxocyprinus asiaticus isolate MX2 ecotype Aquarium Trade chromosome 40, UBuf_Myxa_2, whole genome shotgun sequence and carries:
- the LOC127431269 gene encoding soluble lamin-associated protein of 75 kDa-like isoform X2, with product MEFPVDLLVSGKHEDLESSAQIYMNKLLYSNPDNTQFLTLPSSRKVRISPANVGFVPLYGVNLRHKVLALFAPEDQFTAVALFLADEWHAVQDILKTSDPAREGLVKVRSVGERIVLYVLNRIIYRTVEMSSNEVPFLCHGEDDYAKILWKNGEAVGFYSVKSKGSLCNSFVSQCYLLPVMDSIFVRKDHRGNGHGLQMLEDFVDCFKDDELGLKYPLTQAMQKVCSQYLSTYPADADLFWEVEGVGGPYQKVKVASKLSSLALRWNHSSWAEEHSKNGEVANNKVQMTEESLDITEEVVVVKKHLKVAEVKLNEMPISKRTWSSERSQRKRLREEPEERAEEDRPEKINRLEEPETETDAVVPETKEPEDGESAGEQEDKANSVQVQEAVATETPAVEAEHECPVAEVNGEMSDVQEEKNEGESDTVEDALDQGRPLEEEAVVQNGTAEKEEMEVEGEKEAEETLVRKDDITDPLAESEKSAAVADQIDQEPITEEKQEAEVEITPADEEMEEEIAPAIEKEQEEEVAPAIEEEQAEEVAAAIEKEEEVAPAIEKEQEEEVAPAIEKEQEEEVATAIEEEQAEEVASAVEEEHEKDLPSAVEEEEEVTPAAENTKDTDQPTAVETSSEDLQADLSDGDSDAVGEPAHPELDAPEDKASGSPTVAGEREAVMDSEEPPLNQEIETASDVPLKAEVSQPAMEDKKKEEMEAGGQKNVVPEEEPEEDKQADTDEKDKQKEEENTFATEDEGKSSDEANDSSTDVRVLRGGRSKPVPPTPKRTSSRRSKAVIVEEIEGEMEEEEVEEEKLTSTEEEKGSTEEEEAEEHSTGEEDEPPVIDRRVLRSKTKVIKSTPRARAKRRSKI
- the LOC127431269 gene encoding soluble lamin-associated protein of 75 kDa-like isoform X1 gives rise to the protein MTKDRNGSCMAREWGVAFVLRKTTGMEFPVDLLVSGKHEDLESSAQIYMNKLLYSNPDNTQFLTLPSSRKVRISPANVGFVPLYGVNLRHKVLALFAPEDQFTAVALFLADEWHAVQDILKTSDPAREGLVKVRSVGERIVLYVLNRIIYRTVEMSSNEVPFLCHGEDDYAKILWKNGEAVGFYSVKSKGSLCNSFVSQCYLLPVMDSIFVRKDHRGNGHGLQMLEDFVDCFKDDELGLKYPLTQAMQKVCSQYLSTYPADADLFWEVEGVGGPYQKVKVASKLSSLALRWNHSSWAEEHSKNGEVANNKVQMTEESLDITEEVVVVKKHLKVAEVKLNEMPISKRTWSSERSQRKRLREEPEERAEEDRPEKINRLEEPETETDAVVPETKEPEDGESAGEQEDKANSVQVQEAVATETPAVEAEHECPVAEVNGEMSDVQEEKNEGESDTVEDALDQGRPLEEEAVVQNGTAEKEEMEVEGEKEAEETLVRKDDITDPLAESEKSAAVADQIDQEPITEEKQEAEVEITPADEEMEEEIAPAIEKEQEEEVAPAIEEEQAEEVAAAIEKEEEVAPAIEKEQEEEVAPAIEKEQEEEVATAIEEEQAEEVASAVEEEHEKDLPSAVEEEEEVTPAAENTKDTDQPTAVETSSEDLQADLSDGDSDAVGEPAHPELDAPEDKASGSPTVAGEREAVMDSEEPPLNQEIETASDVPLKAEVSQPAMEDKKKEEMEAGGQKNVVPEEEPEEDKQADTDEKDKQKEEENTFATEDEGKSSDEANDSSTDVRVLRGGRSKPVPPTPKRTSSRRSKAVIVEEIEGEMEEEEVEEEKLTSTEEEKGSTEEEEAEEHSTGEEDEPPVIDRRVLRSKTKVIKSTPRARAKRRSKI